In Thauera aromatica K172, one DNA window encodes the following:
- a CDS encoding methylenetetrahydrofolate reductase C-terminal domain-containing protein, with protein sequence MYSVRLWSVRNARALHRLYTFFSRLAPRLAPLVHRVGERRAEVLLRPLERSAKNVLFDCRMCGQCVLSSTGMACPMNCAKQMRNGPCGGVRADGQCEVEPGMRCVWVEATEGTKRIAADHLAHPTPLLPAIDQRRRGRSTWIEVVHGRPAPVFQPPVGERITPESEQSLFERSCAAGRPVVTVEIAPPDSADPAALLARAELFRGLVDAMNITDGAGGNCHMSSVAASAILATHGFEPVYQIACRDRNRIAIQGDLLGAAALGVKNILCLTGDDVSRGDHPQAKPVFDLDAVSLLHVARGMCDRAEFASGRKLEQAPDLFIGATVNPFVPPYVDRVANLEKKIRAGARFIQTQFCFDVERFADFMAEVRRRGLHRQAHILVGVGTLGSAKALRWMANNVPGVFIPEALLARIEAAPDQKAEAKQACIEIIRAVTAIEGVAGVHLMGHRNEAVLARIIVDAGLRAPPPAVDEADPGAAPASSRLAAA encoded by the coding sequence ATGTACTCGGTACGTCTCTGGTCGGTTCGCAATGCCCGTGCCCTGCATCGGCTGTATACCTTCTTCTCGCGGCTGGCGCCGCGGTTGGCGCCGCTGGTGCACCGGGTAGGAGAGCGACGGGCGGAAGTCCTGCTGCGGCCGCTCGAGCGGAGCGCGAAAAACGTCCTCTTCGACTGCCGGATGTGCGGCCAATGCGTGCTGTCCTCGACCGGCATGGCCTGCCCGATGAACTGCGCCAAGCAGATGCGCAACGGCCCGTGCGGCGGGGTGCGCGCCGACGGCCAGTGCGAAGTCGAGCCCGGGATGCGCTGCGTCTGGGTGGAGGCAACCGAAGGCACGAAGCGCATCGCCGCAGACCACCTCGCCCATCCGACGCCGCTGCTGCCGGCGATCGACCAGCGCCGCCGCGGACGTTCGACCTGGATCGAGGTCGTCCATGGGCGTCCGGCGCCGGTGTTCCAGCCCCCGGTGGGCGAGCGCATCACCCCAGAGAGCGAGCAGAGCCTGTTCGAACGCAGCTGCGCCGCCGGGCGCCCGGTGGTCACGGTCGAGATCGCCCCGCCGGACTCGGCCGATCCGGCCGCGCTGCTGGCGCGCGCCGAACTGTTCCGCGGCCTCGTCGATGCGATGAACATCACCGACGGCGCCGGCGGCAACTGCCACATGTCGAGCGTGGCGGCTTCGGCGATCCTCGCCACCCACGGCTTCGAGCCGGTCTATCAGATCGCCTGCCGCGACCGCAACCGGATCGCGATCCAGGGCGACCTGCTCGGCGCCGCCGCGCTCGGCGTGAAGAACATCCTGTGCCTGACCGGCGACGACGTCAGCCGCGGCGACCATCCGCAGGCCAAACCGGTGTTCGACCTCGACGCCGTGTCGCTGCTGCATGTAGCGCGCGGCATGTGCGACCGCGCCGAATTCGCCTCCGGGCGCAAGCTCGAACAGGCGCCCGACCTCTTCATCGGCGCCACCGTCAATCCCTTCGTGCCTCCTTATGTGGACCGGGTCGCCAATCTCGAAAAGAAGATCCGCGCCGGGGCGCGCTTCATCCAGACCCAGTTCTGCTTCGACGTCGAGCGTTTCGCCGACTTCATGGCCGAGGTCCGCCGCCGCGGCCTCCATCGCCAGGCGCACATCCTCGTCGGCGTGGGCACGCTGGGTTCGGCGAAGGCCTTGCGCTGGATGGCGAACAACGTCCCCGGAGTGTTCATCCCGGAAGCCTTGCTCGCCCGCATCGAGGCCGCGCCCGACCAGAAGGCCGAAGCAAAGCAGGCGTGCATCGAGATCATCCGCGCGGTGACCGCGATCGAAGGCGTGGCCGGCGTCCATCTGATGGGCCACCGCAACGAAGCGGTGCTCGCCCGCATCATCGTCGACGCCGGCCTGCGCGCGCCGCCGCCGGCCGTCGATGAGGCCGATCCTGGCGCCGCCCCGGCGTCGTCGCGGCTGGCCGCAGCGTGA